The following coding sequences are from one Pseudonocardia sp. EC080619-01 window:
- a CDS encoding carbohydrate ABC transporter permease, whose protein sequence is MTAVADKTTSAPPTSPARPGKGRGTGALLTVLAWIVGIGFFFPVLWMVMTAFKTEAQAYTVPPTVFFAPTLDNFAEVFSGGVGPYLLNSVFATVVSTLLVLVLGTPAAFALSLRPVKKTQDVLFFFISTKMLPVVAAIVPIYVVVNYMGALDNIWTLIVLYTAMNLPIAVWMMRSFFLEVPKELLEAASMDGASLWRSLREVVLPIISPGMAATALICMIFAWNEFFFAVNLTASRAATVPVYLVGFITSEGLYFASLCAAATVAALPVVIAGWIAQNKLVQGLSFGAVK, encoded by the coding sequence ATGACCGCCGTCGCCGACAAGACCACCTCGGCACCGCCGACGAGCCCGGCCCGCCCGGGGAAGGGCCGGGGCACCGGTGCGCTGCTGACGGTGCTGGCCTGGATCGTCGGCATCGGGTTCTTCTTCCCGGTGCTGTGGATGGTCATGACCGCGTTCAAGACCGAGGCGCAGGCCTACACGGTCCCGCCGACGGTCTTCTTCGCCCCGACGCTGGACAACTTCGCCGAGGTCTTCTCCGGCGGGGTCGGCCCGTACCTGCTGAACTCCGTGTTCGCGACCGTCGTGTCCACGCTGCTGGTCCTGGTGCTCGGCACCCCGGCCGCGTTCGCGCTGTCACTGCGCCCGGTGAAGAAGACGCAGGACGTCCTGTTCTTCTTCATCTCGACGAAGATGCTGCCGGTCGTCGCCGCGATCGTGCCGATCTACGTCGTCGTGAACTACATGGGCGCGCTCGACAACATCTGGACCCTGATCGTGCTCTACACCGCGATGAACCTGCCGATCGCGGTCTGGATGATGCGGTCGTTCTTCCTGGAGGTCCCGAAGGAGCTCCTGGAGGCGGCGAGCATGGACGGCGCCTCGCTGTGGCGCTCGCTGCGCGAGGTCGTCCTGCCGATCATCTCCCCCGGGATGGCGGCGACCGCGCTGATCTGCATGATCTTCGCCTGGAACGAGTTCTTCTTCGCGGTGAACCTCACCGCGTCGCGGGCGGCGACCGTGCCGGTCTACCTGGTCGGGTTCATCACCTCCGAGGGCCTGTACTTCGCCAGCCTCTGTGCCGCCGCGACCGTGGCCGCGCTGCCCGTCGTCATCGCCGGCTGGATCGCCCAGAACAAGCTGGTCCAGGGCCTGTCCTTCGGCGCCGTCAAGTGA
- a CDS encoding ABC transporter ATP-binding protein: MADVVFDQASRIYTPGSKPAVDRLDLTIEDGEFVVLVGPSGSGKSTALRMLAGLEDIDGGSIRIDGENMVGVPSRDRDIAMVFQNYALYPNKSVGENMAFPLKMAGVEKSARAKKVKEAAEILGLTDYLDRRPKALSGGQRQRVAMGRAIVREPRVFLMDEPLSNLDAKMRVSTRTEIASLQRRLGVTTVYVTHDQVEAMTMGDRVALLADGKLQQFATPADLYDRPQNAFVAGFIGSPAMNLFTVPVTERGVTLAGHEVALPQDVRSTIGAQQLTRVTVGIRPEQWTVSSNGHEGIPARVDVVEELGSDAFLYGVLAESSGDLSDTASLTGPSEGTVVVRTGGRSGARRGDRVTLTPSSEGLHLFHPESGDRL; encoded by the coding sequence GTGGCTGACGTCGTGTTCGACCAGGCGAGCCGGATCTACACCCCGGGTTCCAAGCCCGCGGTCGACCGGCTGGACCTGACCATCGAGGACGGCGAGTTCGTCGTCCTGGTCGGGCCGTCGGGTTCCGGGAAGTCGACGGCGCTGCGCATGCTCGCCGGACTCGAGGACATCGACGGCGGCTCCATCCGCATCGACGGCGAGAACATGGTCGGTGTGCCCTCGCGCGACCGCGACATCGCGATGGTCTTCCAGAACTACGCGCTCTACCCGAACAAGTCGGTCGGCGAGAACATGGCGTTCCCGCTGAAGATGGCCGGGGTGGAGAAGTCGGCCCGTGCAAAGAAGGTCAAGGAGGCCGCCGAGATCCTCGGGCTGACCGACTACCTCGACCGCAGGCCCAAGGCGCTGTCCGGTGGTCAGCGCCAGCGGGTCGCGATGGGCCGGGCGATCGTCCGGGAGCCGCGCGTGTTCCTCATGGACGAGCCGCTGTCGAACCTCGACGCCAAGATGCGGGTCTCGACCCGTACCGAGATCGCCTCGCTGCAGCGGCGCCTCGGCGTCACCACCGTCTACGTCACCCACGACCAGGTCGAGGCCATGACGATGGGCGACCGGGTCGCGCTGCTCGCCGACGGCAAGCTCCAGCAGTTCGCCACCCCGGCCGACCTGTACGACCGGCCGCAGAACGCGTTCGTCGCCGGGTTCATCGGCTCTCCCGCCATGAACCTGTTCACGGTGCCGGTGACCGAACGCGGCGTGACGCTGGCGGGCCACGAGGTCGCGCTGCCGCAGGACGTCCGCTCCACCATCGGCGCCCAGCAGCTCACCCGGGTCACCGTCGGGATCCGACCCGAGCAGTGGACGGTGTCGTCCAACGGCCACGAGGGCATCCCGGCCCGGGTCGACGTCGTCGAGGAGCTCGGCTCGGACGCGTTCCTCTACGGGGTGCTCGCCGAGTCCTCCGGGGACCTGTCGGACACCGCGTCGCTGACCGGGCCGAGCGAGGGCACCGTCGTCGTCCGGACCGGGGGACGTTCGGGTGCCCGCCGCGGGGACCGGGTGACGCTGACGCCGTCGTCCGAGGGTCTGCACCTGTTCCACCCGGAGTCCGGCGACCGGCTCTGA